The following proteins are co-located in the Gossypium hirsutum isolate 1008001.06 chromosome A02, Gossypium_hirsutum_v2.1, whole genome shotgun sequence genome:
- the LOC107953132 gene encoding protein LURP-one-related 17 — MRNMFFFLKSLSRSVHDDEEPQEQPELSKTDGGSNDDDLCTSLTVWRKSLLISCNGFTVIDSNGNLVYRVDNYMGGRPKELVLMDGKGNSILTMRRCKNLRLVDTWVIYGGEVGDHCTSEKPIFYVKKCINILHTNKSNVLAYVYRPPSDKRYAYTIEGSYSHRSCKVVNVKKRVVAEIKRKDATSGGICFGLDVFLLIIKAGFDPGFAMALVLLLDQMFS, encoded by the exons ATGAGAAACATGTTCTTTTTCTTGAAATCCTTATCAAGATCAGTCCATGATGATGAAGAACCACAAGAACAGCCCGAGTTATCCAAAACCGACGGCGGCAGCAATGACGATGATCTTTGCACATCGCTAACGGTGTGGAGAAAATCATTGTTGATTAGCTGTAACGGATTCACGGTGATTGACTCTAATGGAAATCTAGTTTATCGAGTTGATAACTACATGGGAGGACGCCCCAAGGAACTCGTTCTTATGGACGGTAAAGGGAACTCCATTCTCACAATGAGACGTTGTAAG AATCTAAGATTAGTCGATACATGGGTTATCTATGGAGGGGAAGTAGGTGATCATTGTACATCAGAGAAGCCAATTTTCTATGTGAAGAAGTGCATTAACATTTTGCACACCAACAAATCTAATGTGTTAGCATATGTATACCGTCCGCCGTCGGATAAACGTTATGCGTATACGATCGAAGGATCGTATTCGCATAGATCGTGCAAAGTGGTTAATGTGAAAAAAAGAGTGGTGGCGGAGATCAAGAGAAAAGATGCAACAAGTGGAGGTATTTGTTTTGGATTAGATGTTTTTCTGTTGATTATAAAAGCAGGATTTGATCCTGGATTTGCAATGGCTCTGGTTCTTTTGTTGGATCAAATGTTCTCTTAG